ATTTTATAAATGATAAAGCTTTATATACAAAATCTGTTTTTTCTTCACAAGAAGAAAAAACAGATTTTAAAAATAATCTTTTAAAAAAAAATTTTGAAAATGATAAAGTATTGTTAATTCTTTTTTCAAAAAGATTTTTCCCTTCTTTTCTAATTAAACTATCAGGATCTTCTCCCTCAGGTAATATCATAAAATGTACTTGTTTCCCTTTTATTAAAAAAGGTAAACTCTTTTTTAAAGAGTTCCATTGTGCTTCTATACCTGCTTTATCTCCGTCAAAACAATAAATAATTTTATTTGTTATGTTAAATAATTTTTGTATATGAAAATTAGTTATTACAGTTCCTAATACGGCAACTGCGTATTTTATATTAAATTGAAATAGACTAATTACATCAATATAACCTTCTACTACCATTATTTTTTTTATAATATTATTTTCTTTCTTTATTTCGAATAATCCATATAATTCATTACTTTTATAAAAAATATTATTTTCTGAAGAATTTAAATATTTAGGTTCTTTATTATTAAGAACTCTACCACCAAAACCGACTACAAATCCATGTATATTTCTGATAGGAAATATGATACGATTATAAAAAATGTCATAGTAATTATGATTACTTTTATTTAATTTTAAAATTTTTAATTTATTCAATAAAATTTCTGTGTTTTTTGTATTATGAAATATTTTATTAGCCCAATATAAAGGAGAAAAACCAATAGAAAAATATTCTATAATATATAAACTAAATCCTCTATTTAATAAATATTTTAATGCTGTTTTACCCAAAGGTTTAAGTAAATAATTTTTATAAAAAAAACTTAAATTGAACATTATTTGATAATAAATATTATTTTTAATTTCTTTTTTAAAGAGAAAAGATTTTTTATCATTTTTAATTGGTATATTAAATATATCTGATAATAATTTTATACTTTCAAGAAAAGATAAGTTTTCATAATTCATAACAAAATCAATAATATTACCATGTGCACCACAACCAAAACAGTGATATAATTGTTTTTCAGAATTAACAACAAATGAAGGATTTTTTTCTATATGAAAGGGACAAATTCCAAAAAAATTTTTACCTTTTTTTTTTAATTTAATTTTATTTATAATTAATTTTACAATATCAACTTGATCTAATAGATTATTAATAAATATACGAGATATATATTTAACCATAAAAATAATTTTTAATTTTTTATTTTTTATAAAAATAAATAATTTTTAATATAAACGAATTCTTTTAGAATTTTCTCTTAATATTTTTTTTATATGTCTTTTTATTGCAGAAGCTTTTGCTCTTTTTCTTGCTGTTGTTGGTTTTTCATAAAATTCTCTACGTCTAACTTCTGATAAAATTCCTGCTTTTTCACATGAACGTTTAAAACGTCTTAAAGCTAAATCAAATGGTTCATTATCACGTATTTTAATAACCGGCATATAATATCCTTTTATTTTATGATTACAATATTATAATTTTATATTGTTTTAACAACACATTATAATATATAATTTAAATTATATAAATAATTTTTTATTTTATTCATAAAAAAAATTATAATTTTAAGGAGAAATATGCTTTTTATGGGTATAGAAACATCATGTGATGATACATCAGTATCTATTTATGATGATAAAAAAGGTATATTATGTAATAATATTTATACACAAAAAATTCATTCTAAATATGGAGGTATAGTACCTGAATTAGCCGCTAGGAATCATTTAAAAAAAATTATTCCACTAATTAAAAAATCTTTATTCAAAATTAAAAAAAATTTGAAAAATATTGATGCTATAGCTTATACTGCTGGACCAGGACAAATAAATT
The Enterobacteriaceae endosymbiont of Donacia crassipes DNA segment above includes these coding regions:
- the dnaG gene encoding DNA primase; its protein translation is MVKYISRIFINNLLDQVDIVKLIINKIKLKKKGKNFFGICPFHIEKNPSFVVNSEKQLYHCFGCGAHGNIIDFVMNYENLSFLESIKLLSDIFNIPIKNDKKSFLFKKEIKNNIYYQIMFNLSFFYKNYLLKPLGKTALKYLLNRGFSLYIIEYFSIGFSPLYWANKIFHNTKNTEILLNKLKILKLNKSNHNYYDIFYNRIIFPIRNIHGFVVGFGGRVLNNKEPKYLNSSENNIFYKSNELYGLFEIKKENNIIKKIMVVEGYIDVISLFQFNIKYAVAVLGTVITNFHIQKLFNITNKIIYCFDGDKAGIEAQWNSLKKSLPFLIKGKQVHFMILPEGEDPDSLIRKEGKNLFEKRINNTLSFSKFFFKRLFLKSVFSSCEEKTDFVYKALSFIKLIPDNFFQINLIQKLGEKIGILNFLDIYNLLGNKKKKIINNNFKKTTIRRLLSLLIQNPKLIKLVPEFKYFKNSNINGLFFFIKFVNYYKNQHITTTEIVEQYRGTKLNKIIKILITWNHMIPNHQIETFFIYLIKKLKINILENRQDYLISLDRKQGLNNKKKQELWSLNKILIKKKNNLKI
- the rpsU gene encoding 30S ribosomal protein S21 codes for the protein MPVIKIRDNEPFDLALRRFKRSCEKAGILSEVRRREFYEKPTTARKRAKASAIKRHIKKILRENSKRIRLY